One window of the Paenibacillus beijingensis genome contains the following:
- a CDS encoding helix-turn-helix domain-containing protein — MELLQLRTNLNAAFAGGVPFYVYTVGTEKQPPITRLNGFSAKQLFFTISGQGEFRQLGQHNWDILKPNRLLYIPGGLPHEYVPKGREPWITGYVTFVEKEDGWMESWGFGRKPQLFDLKDSGRLYALLEKVWFHAGPCYNEWKSAEQFLALCVEIGKQAVHDEIRSPGSPAKPSRDPDTAAGRITRFLHDHIERNFTLSDLASYVGYSPKQTVRLFRQEFGVTPHQYLQRIRLRTAALLLEEHPGVTVRQAAAHIGMEPVYFARLFRREFGVVPSEYGTRGTSGS; from the coding sequence ATGGAACTGCTGCAGCTTCGCACCAATTTGAACGCGGCCTTTGCGGGAGGCGTTCCGTTCTACGTCTATACGGTTGGAACCGAGAAGCAGCCGCCCATTACGCGGCTGAACGGGTTTTCCGCCAAACAGCTGTTTTTTACGATTTCAGGACAAGGCGAGTTTCGGCAGCTCGGGCAGCATAATTGGGACATTTTGAAGCCGAACAGGCTGCTGTATATTCCGGGCGGACTGCCTCACGAATATGTGCCGAAGGGCAGGGAGCCTTGGATCACCGGGTATGTCACATTTGTGGAAAAAGAAGACGGGTGGATGGAAAGCTGGGGATTCGGCCGCAAACCGCAATTGTTCGATCTGAAAGACAGCGGCCGCCTGTATGCGCTTCTGGAAAAGGTGTGGTTCCATGCCGGTCCTTGTTATAACGAATGGAAATCGGCCGAGCAGTTTCTGGCGCTGTGCGTGGAGATCGGCAAGCAGGCTGTTCATGACGAAATCCGGAGCCCGGGCAGCCCGGCGAAGCCAAGCCGCGATCCGGATACGGCGGCGGGACGCATCACCCGTTTTCTGCACGATCATATCGAACGGAATTTTACGCTGTCCGACCTTGCTTCATACGTCGGCTATTCGCCCAAACAGACGGTGCGGCTGTTTAGGCAGGAGTTTGGCGTCACTCCGCACCAATATTTGCAGCGGATTCGGCTGCGGACGGCCGCTTTGCTGCTGGAGGAGCATCCCGGCGTCACGGTGCGGCAGGCCGCCGCGCATATCGGCATGGAGCCGGTCTACTTCGCGCGGCTGTTCCGCCGCGAATTCGGTGTCGTGCCGTCGGAGTACGGAACCCGTGGAACAAGCGGCTCATGA
- a CDS encoding ketopantoate reductase family protein has protein sequence MNVSVSIAVVGAGSMGGLFGARLAEAGCAVTLYDTWKEHVDQIQNYGLQVSNGTTDKTFRIPAFDSPQADKPYHYVIVFTKNQHTEDAINRFRPLFGPDTYVVSLQNGIGSIEILPKYFPRERIIVGVTTCSSDLLGPGAIKSGDVGTTYVAKLSDDNPDSAHSFAALLNEAGLPAAVSGDTLKIIWEKLAFNAAINPVCAITRMFAGEAENHPLGKQLTRFIIEEVTSVANQLGIGIDSEQIAEKLHQACLPEHSGHHLPSMLQHVLKKQSTEIEAINGAVIRLAEQLKIDVPHNRTVYQLIKMMEEKYMQP, from the coding sequence ATGAACGTTTCGGTATCCATCGCAGTTGTAGGAGCAGGCTCAATGGGCGGATTATTCGGCGCCCGGCTTGCGGAGGCGGGTTGCGCTGTTACGTTATACGACACTTGGAAAGAGCATGTGGACCAAATTCAGAACTACGGCCTTCAAGTATCGAATGGTACAACCGACAAAACATTTCGCATCCCCGCGTTCGACTCGCCTCAAGCGGACAAGCCGTATCATTATGTGATCGTTTTTACGAAGAATCAGCATACCGAAGATGCGATCAACCGTTTCAGGCCGCTCTTCGGGCCCGATACGTATGTCGTTTCGCTGCAAAACGGCATCGGCAGCATCGAAATACTGCCGAAATATTTTCCGCGGGAACGAATTATCGTGGGGGTCACAACGTGCAGCAGCGATTTATTGGGACCCGGGGCGATTAAAAGCGGCGACGTCGGAACGACGTATGTCGCGAAATTATCAGACGATAATCCGGACAGCGCGCATTCTTTTGCGGCGCTGCTCAATGAAGCGGGGCTGCCAGCGGCCGTTTCCGGGGATACGTTAAAAATCATTTGGGAAAAACTCGCCTTCAACGCCGCGATCAATCCGGTTTGCGCCATTACCCGAATGTTCGCCGGAGAGGCGGAAAATCATCCGCTCGGCAAGCAGCTGACCCGTTTTATAATCGAAGAGGTAACGTCGGTAGCAAATCAACTGGGCATCGGCATTGACAGCGAACAAATTGCGGAAAAGCTGCACCAGGCTTGTTTGCCTGAACATTCCGGCCATCATTTGCCTTCCATGCTGCAGCATGTCTTGAAAAAGCAGAGTACGGAAATCGAGGCGATCAACGGGGCCGTCATCCGGCTCGCGGAACAGCTAAAGATCGACGTTCCGCACAACCGGACCGTCTATCAGCTGATCAAAATGATGGAAGAGAAGTACATGCAGCCCTAG
- a CDS encoding membrane dipeptidase: MPNIVKRLVRRGYSDSDIAKVTGGNALRALREIWVK; the protein is encoded by the coding sequence ATGCCCAACATTGTCAAACGGCTCGTCCGGCGTGGATACAGCGACAGCGACATCGCCAAAGTGACCGGCGGAAATGCGCTGCGCGCCTTGCGGGAAATATGGGTGAAATAA
- a CDS encoding SDR family NAD(P)-dependent oxidoreductase yields MSSTEERVAIVTGASQGLGYAIAAKLVQEGKKVAFVSLGLDSVKAEFERETGEGRVIFCEMDVSDNAAIARCVEDVTRSWGRIDILVNNAGIRTETAIEEIGPEEWNRIMAVNLGGTFFFSQAVVPVMKEQKWGRIINMSSFGGQFGPLTSSAAYSASKAGQIALTKVFARTLAEYGITVNAIAPAAIRTPEMDKIPADALAGMVRTIPVGRVGEAAEVAELVSYLVSDYGGFVTGATMDINGGRLMR; encoded by the coding sequence ATGAGCAGTACCGAAGAGCGGGTTGCGATCGTGACCGGTGCCTCTCAGGGCCTCGGTTACGCCATTGCCGCCAAATTGGTGCAGGAAGGGAAGAAGGTCGCATTCGTCAGTCTCGGACTCGATTCCGTCAAAGCGGAATTCGAGCGGGAGACAGGTGAGGGAAGGGTGATATTCTGCGAAATGGACGTCTCCGACAATGCGGCGATTGCCCGGTGCGTCGAAGATGTGACGCGAAGCTGGGGACGGATCGATATTTTGGTCAACAATGCCGGAATCCGCACGGAGACGGCGATCGAAGAAATCGGCCCCGAGGAATGGAACCGGATTATGGCCGTCAATCTGGGAGGCACGTTCTTCTTCTCCCAAGCGGTCGTTCCGGTCATGAAAGAGCAGAAGTGGGGGCGAATCATCAATATGTCGTCCTTCGGCGGCCAGTTCGGACCGCTTACGTCAAGCGCGGCATACAGCGCATCGAAAGCCGGCCAGATAGCGCTCACGAAAGTATTTGCCCGTACGCTGGCCGAATACGGCATCACGGTTAACGCCATTGCGCCGGCCGCCATCCGGACGCCGGAGATGGATAAAATTCCGGCGGACGCGCTTGCGGGCATGGTCCGGACGATTCCCGTCGGCCGGGTCGGGGAAGCGGCGGAGGTGGCGGAGCTCGTTTCATATCTCGTCTCCGATTACGGCGGTTTTGTAACCGGAGCCACAATGGATATTAACGGCGGCAGACTGATGCGGTAA
- a CDS encoding TRAP transporter substrate-binding protein, which produces MKKWWMGISLLLIVVLLAACGSKSNAPAASGESAPASGNASTSSGDKPIELTYAFFAPATTFPAKQMEKWKEEVEKRTNGKVTVKLFPGGTLLTDKNMYDGVKSGVADIGLSVMTYEPGRFPLMTIAEMPSGFPNAKVASQVVYDLMQEYPQDAFKDMKLITAFATEPAYLQTKDPISTLSDLKGKQIRISGALAPVLKGMGASPVGMSQSEAVEALQTGVISGYVSSREVLKDLKFAEMVKYETNYPLTVSTFAAVMNKDKWDSLPPDVQKVINDLGPEIAAWAGEFLDTSVKGAMEWAQTEQGFKVIELSPEEKKVWDEKLKPFQDKTVSDLQAKGLPAEEFRKRVYELKDQYSK; this is translated from the coding sequence ATGAAAAAATGGTGGATGGGCATTTCATTGTTGTTGATCGTTGTCCTGCTGGCCGCTTGCGGCTCAAAGTCAAACGCTCCGGCAGCTTCGGGCGAAAGCGCGCCGGCATCCGGAAATGCGTCAACTTCTTCCGGCGACAAGCCGATCGAGCTTACGTATGCCTTCTTCGCTCCAGCTACCACGTTTCCGGCCAAACAGATGGAGAAATGGAAGGAAGAAGTGGAGAAACGGACAAACGGAAAAGTGACAGTCAAGCTGTTTCCCGGAGGAACGCTGCTGACCGATAAAAATATGTACGACGGCGTCAAGAGCGGAGTTGCCGATATCGGACTGTCGGTTATGACGTATGAACCCGGCCGCTTCCCGCTCATGACGATCGCCGAAATGCCCTCCGGTTTCCCCAATGCGAAAGTGGCAAGCCAGGTCGTCTATGACCTGATGCAGGAATATCCGCAGGACGCCTTTAAAGACATGAAGCTGATCACCGCATTCGCAACCGAACCCGCCTATCTTCAAACGAAAGACCCGATTTCCACATTAAGCGACTTGAAAGGGAAGCAAATCCGGATTTCCGGCGCGCTTGCCCCGGTACTGAAAGGGATGGGTGCTTCTCCTGTCGGCATGTCCCAGTCTGAGGCGGTAGAAGCGCTGCAGACGGGCGTCATTTCAGGCTATGTATCGTCGCGCGAAGTATTGAAGGATTTGAAATTTGCCGAGATGGTCAAATACGAAACGAACTACCCGCTGACGGTATCCACTTTTGCCGCCGTCATGAATAAGGACAAATGGGATTCGCTTCCTCCCGATGTTCAGAAAGTGATTAACGATCTTGGTCCGGAAATTGCCGCATGGGCCGGCGAGTTTTTGGATACCTCCGTCAAAGGAGCGATGGAGTGGGCGCAAACCGAGCAAGGCTTCAAAGTGATCGAGCTTTCTCCGGAGGAAAAGAAAGTGTGGGACGAGAAGCTGAAGCCGTTCCAGGACAAAACGGTGTCCGATCTGCAGGCTAAAGGCTTGCCTGCGGAAGAGTTCCGCAAACGGGTGTACGAGCTGAAGGATCAATATTCGAAGTAA
- a CDS encoding TRAP transporter small permease — MEQASEIKSVQTANTETAADKKEVVLLAVLEKISIRLNTALAVVAGASMVLICVLITVNVIIRKFVSPIFGINEMVGWLSAITAGFAIGYTQIHRGHVDMDIVVDKFPPLVRRTIYSATHLISMVFFAFVSYQLVVYANNMMKEGTLSETLAVIYYPFIYLLAIGFFGLTLALFVDSIKFIIKGDHK, encoded by the coding sequence TTGGAACAAGCGAGCGAGATAAAATCCGTGCAGACGGCGAATACGGAGACGGCTGCCGACAAAAAAGAAGTCGTCTTGCTGGCTGTGCTGGAGAAAATCAGCATCAGATTGAATACTGCGCTGGCGGTCGTTGCCGGAGCCTCCATGGTGCTTATATGCGTATTGATCACCGTCAATGTTATTATTCGAAAGTTCGTCTCTCCTATCTTCGGCATTAACGAAATGGTCGGCTGGCTGTCCGCGATCACCGCGGGGTTCGCGATCGGATATACCCAAATTCACCGGGGCCATGTCGATATGGATATTGTCGTCGACAAATTTCCTCCCCTGGTGAGAAGAACCATTTACAGCGCAACGCATTTGATCAGCATGGTCTTTTTCGCATTCGTTTCCTATCAGCTGGTTGTTTATGCCAATAATATGATGAAAGAAGGAACGCTCTCGGAAACGCTCGCGGTCATTTATTACCCGTTCATCTATCTGCTTGCCATCGGCTTCTTCGGCTTAACGCTAGCCCTTTTCGTCGACTCCATCAAATTCATCATTAAGGGTGATCACAAGTGA
- a CDS encoding TRAP transporter large permease, with the protein MSLTLYAVIGIAVLFLLMFLRMPISFSMLIVGFAGLYAVVSSKAAFTVVSGDLWSQFSSYSLSVIPLYVFMGEIVFRSGITERLFQAAYKWVGHYRGGMIWTVILASAGFGSICGSNSATSATIGSMALPELKKFKYSDTLSTGSVAGGGSLGIIIPPSTVLLVIAIQAQLSIKDLFVASIVPSILLVVLFLLVIGYVCWRDPEMAPAAGHNPTLIEKLKAISGVMPTLLLLIFVIGGLFLGWFTPTESGAVGAFGSLAYAVARRKLSWVNFKLAVFDSLRSSAMVIMMVLGALVFGRFLTITRLPFEVADWVTSLTIPSVWIMVMIFVVFVIGGHIMDAFGFLIISIPIFFPAAVQLGYDPIWFAVMMCIITSVGAITPPFGINVFVVKGLVPDVPVMSIFKGSLYYVYAYLICIVILTAFPKLMTFIL; encoded by the coding sequence GTGAGTTTAACCCTATATGCAGTTATAGGCATTGCGGTTTTGTTTCTGCTGATGTTTTTGCGGATGCCCATCAGCTTTTCCATGCTCATTGTCGGATTTGCCGGCTTGTACGCCGTTGTTTCTTCGAAAGCCGCATTTACCGTCGTCAGCGGCGATTTATGGTCGCAATTTTCCAGTTATTCGCTCAGCGTCATTCCGCTTTATGTGTTTATGGGTGAAATCGTATTTCGGTCAGGCATTACGGAACGGCTCTTTCAAGCCGCTTATAAATGGGTTGGGCATTATAGGGGCGGAATGATCTGGACGGTCATCCTGGCCAGCGCCGGCTTCGGTTCAATCTGCGGATCCAACTCGGCTACCTCTGCGACGATCGGTTCGATGGCGCTGCCGGAATTGAAAAAATTCAAATACAGTGACACGTTAAGCACAGGAAGCGTCGCCGGAGGCGGGTCGCTCGGCATTATCATCCCTCCGAGCACCGTGCTGCTTGTCATCGCGATCCAGGCGCAGCTGTCCATTAAAGACTTGTTTGTCGCCAGCATCGTGCCGAGCATTTTGTTGGTCGTGTTGTTTCTGCTTGTTATCGGATATGTTTGCTGGCGCGACCCGGAGATGGCTCCCGCTGCCGGCCACAACCCGACCTTGATCGAGAAGCTCAAAGCGATATCGGGCGTGATGCCGACGCTGCTGCTGCTCATATTCGTCATCGGCGGCCTGTTTCTCGGCTGGTTTACGCCGACGGAATCGGGGGCGGTCGGCGCTTTCGGATCGCTCGCGTATGCCGTTGCGAGGCGCAAATTAAGCTGGGTTAACTTCAAGCTGGCCGTATTCGACTCGCTTCGTTCATCGGCCATGGTCATCATGATGGTCTTAGGAGCGCTTGTATTCGGCCGGTTTCTGACGATTACCCGGCTGCCGTTTGAAGTCGCCGACTGGGTCACATCGCTAACGATACCTTCCGTATGGATTATGGTCATGATTTTTGTTGTATTTGTTATCGGCGGCCATATTATGGACGCTTTCGGCTTCCTTATTATTTCAATCCCGATCTTTTTCCCGGCCGCCGTTCAGCTCGGCTACGATCCGATCTGGTTTGCCGTCATGATGTGTATCATTACAAGCGTGGGCGCGATTACGCCGCCGTTCGGTATTAACGTATTCGTCGTCAAAGGGCTAGTGCCGGATGTGCCGGTAATGAGCATCTTTAAAGGTTCGTTATATTACGTGTATGCTTACCTCATTTGTATCGTCATTTTGACGGCATTTCCGAAATTGATGACATTTATTCTATAA
- a CDS encoding amidase, which translates to MTEQLMFQDIDSLSQLIRTKQLSPLEITGRVLQRIDRLNPVLNAYIRVTPEEAMRQAEALHEEMMQGRIRGPLHGIPIAVKDIIQTKGTNTTAGSKVFQHWVPDEDAFVVQRLKEAGAVIVGKANLHEFAMGATTENPYYGAARNPWDLDKIAGGSSGGNAAALAAGMCFGAIGTDTAGSIRQPAALTGTVGLKPTYGRVSTRGCLPFSWSLDHIGPMARTVKDAAILLEAIAGHDSLDDFSSRESASRYLADSLTDLKGFRIAICREYFFEGMHGEIERTVEQALNRLAILGAEIAEIDIPGLTDAQWAARIIAQSEGYAFHKPMLEKLPHLYSDDVKFRLNFGKQVAAEEYIRAQRIRNKFIGDTLAAMEGMDMLAAPMNHNPPFNINSVTPEEAINNMFRLAKAPLANLLGFPALSVPCGFTSGNLPVGLQLIARPFAENVLLRVGDLYERSEPWAGRLAENTAFESGTIGNMR; encoded by the coding sequence GTGACCGAGCAGCTGATGTTTCAGGACATCGACTCCTTGTCGCAATTGATCCGCACCAAGCAGCTTTCGCCGCTTGAAATTACGGGTCGGGTTCTGCAGCGGATCGACCGGTTGAACCCGGTGTTGAACGCTTATATACGGGTAACTCCCGAAGAGGCGATGCGACAAGCGGAAGCGCTTCATGAAGAAATGATGCAGGGGCGGATCAGAGGTCCGCTGCACGGCATTCCGATCGCGGTCAAAGATATTATCCAGACGAAAGGGACGAATACGACGGCCGGATCGAAAGTGTTCCAGCACTGGGTGCCGGACGAGGATGCGTTCGTCGTGCAGCGGCTGAAGGAAGCGGGGGCCGTCATCGTCGGCAAAGCGAACTTGCATGAATTTGCGATGGGCGCGACGACGGAAAATCCGTATTATGGGGCTGCGCGCAATCCGTGGGATCTGGACAAGATTGCCGGAGGATCGAGCGGCGGGAACGCCGCCGCATTGGCAGCCGGAATGTGCTTCGGCGCGATTGGAACCGATACGGCAGGCTCGATCCGCCAGCCGGCAGCCTTAACCGGAACAGTCGGACTGAAGCCGACATACGGACGGGTGAGCACCCGCGGTTGTCTTCCGTTCAGCTGGTCGCTCGACCATATCGGACCGATGGCCCGCACGGTGAAGGACGCCGCGATTTTGCTGGAGGCGATCGCTGGGCACGACAGCCTGGACGACTTCTCCTCGCGCGAGTCGGCTTCACGCTATCTCGCCGATTCTCTGACGGATTTGAAAGGATTCAGGATCGCAATTTGCCGCGAGTATTTCTTTGAAGGGATGCACGGTGAAATCGAACGAACGGTTGAGCAGGCGCTGAACCGGCTTGCAATTCTTGGCGCGGAAATCGCAGAGATTGACATTCCGGGGCTTACCGATGCCCAGTGGGCCGCGCGGATCATCGCCCAATCCGAAGGTTATGCGTTCCATAAGCCGATGCTGGAGAAGCTTCCGCATCTGTACAGCGACGATGTGAAGTTCCGCTTGAACTTCGGAAAGCAGGTTGCGGCTGAAGAGTATATTCGCGCGCAGCGGATCCGGAACAAATTTATCGGGGATACGCTGGCGGCGATGGAGGGCATGGATATGCTCGCCGCTCCGATGAACCACAATCCGCCGTTCAATATCAATTCCGTCACACCGGAGGAAGCGATCAACAACATGTTCCGTCTGGCGAAGGCGCCGCTCGCCAACCTGCTCGGATTTCCGGCTCTGTCCGTGCCATGCGGCTTCACAAGCGGCAATCTGCCGGTCGGGCTGCAGCTCATCGCAAGGCCGTTTGCAGAGAACGTGCTGCTTCGGGTCGGCGATCTGTATGAGCGCTCGGAGCCTTGGGCAGGACGGCTGGCGGAAAACACGGCATTCGAGAGCGGAACAATCGGTAATATGCGTTAA
- a CDS encoding 2-hydroxyacid dehydrogenase: MRPKVYIAWPIPREVEAYLNEHCECRKWQGTAAIGYDQLKRELQDAEGLLMGEGTIDEAMLADAPFLRVISNMSSGYNHLDIEAMKARNVIGTNNPSISNDTVADLVMGLMLAAARNIPQLDRYVKAGGWRHGIGEEWFGVDVHHATLGLIGMGSIGQSIAKRAKLGFGMNVLYSSRSRKPEAEQELGAVFTPLDDLLRRSDFVVVMVPLTEETKGFIDERHFNLMKSSAVFINASRGMTVNEQALTEAMRAGKIRAAALDVFQHEPVDPANPLLLMDNVITLPHVGSATAKTRHEMAMSAARNLVIALKGEKPPNLIKEFQLGGASF; the protein is encoded by the coding sequence TTGCGACCAAAGGTATATATTGCCTGGCCGATCCCCCGAGAAGTCGAGGCCTATTTGAATGAACACTGCGAATGCCGCAAATGGCAAGGAACGGCCGCGATCGGGTACGACCAGCTGAAACGCGAGCTGCAGGATGCAGAGGGGCTGCTGATGGGAGAAGGCACCATCGATGAAGCGATGCTGGCGGATGCGCCCTTTTTGCGGGTGATAAGCAATATGAGCTCCGGCTATAACCATTTGGATATTGAAGCGATGAAAGCAAGAAATGTGATCGGCACGAACAACCCGTCCATTTCTAACGATACGGTTGCCGACCTCGTGATGGGTCTGATGCTGGCTGCCGCGCGCAACATTCCGCAGCTGGACCGGTATGTCAAAGCCGGCGGCTGGCGGCATGGGATCGGTGAAGAATGGTTCGGCGTCGATGTCCACCATGCGACGCTCGGATTGATCGGCATGGGCAGCATCGGCCAGTCGATTGCAAAGCGCGCCAAGCTCGGTTTTGGCATGAACGTGCTGTACAGCAGCCGCAGCCGCAAGCCGGAGGCGGAGCAGGAGCTTGGCGCCGTCTTCACCCCGCTGGACGATCTGCTTCGCCGGTCGGATTTTGTCGTCGTCATGGTTCCGCTGACGGAAGAAACGAAGGGGTTCATCGATGAACGGCACTTTAACTTGATGAAATCTTCGGCCGTGTTTATTAACGCCTCGCGCGGCATGACCGTCAATGAGCAAGCGCTAACCGAGGCGATGCGCGCCGGAAAAATAAGGGCGGCGGCACTTGACGTTTTTCAGCACGAGCCTGTCGATCCCGCCAATCCGCTGCTGCTTATGGATAATGTCATTACGCTCCCCCACGTCGGTTCCGCTACCGCCAAAACCCGCCATGAGATGGCCATGTCCGCCGCCCGCAATCTCGTTATCGCATTAAAGGGAGAGAAACCTCCGAATCTAATCAAGGAATTTCAATTAGGGGGGGCTTCCTTTTGA
- a CDS encoding (Fe-S)-binding protein has translation MKVSLFITCLSDIFFPEVGRSVVSILERNGVEVDVPLTQTCCGQPAYNSGYVKDARKAAKQTIKAFQSSEYVVAPSGSCAAMVRHYYPDMFEGDPEWSAKAAQLADKTFEFTEFVVRVLGIDDVGAVCEDSAAYHQSCHMSRGLGVRSEPVQLLSRVEGLEMKELPYCQDCCGFGGTFASKMSAISEAMVDEKIRHLESTGANMLIGSDMGCLMNIAGRLRRTGKNIQTMHIAEVLAKGMAT, from the coding sequence TTGAAGGTATCGCTGTTTATTACCTGCTTGTCCGATATTTTTTTCCCCGAAGTCGGAAGAAGCGTAGTCAGCATATTGGAGCGAAACGGCGTCGAGGTTGATGTCCCGCTCACCCAAACGTGCTGCGGACAGCCTGCTTATAACAGCGGTTATGTGAAAGACGCGCGCAAAGCGGCGAAACAAACGATTAAGGCGTTTCAGTCCAGTGAATATGTCGTCGCCCCTTCCGGCTCTTGCGCGGCGATGGTGCGCCATTATTATCCGGACATGTTTGAGGGTGATCCGGAATGGTCGGCCAAGGCGGCGCAGCTGGCGGACAAAACGTTTGAATTTACCGAGTTTGTCGTCCGCGTGCTGGGAATCGACGATGTTGGCGCGGTCTGCGAGGATTCGGCGGCTTATCATCAGTCATGCCATATGAGCCGGGGGCTCGGCGTTCGGAGCGAGCCTGTACAGCTGCTCTCCCGTGTCGAAGGCCTCGAGATGAAGGAACTGCCGTATTGTCAGGACTGCTGCGGTTTCGGGGGGACATTCGCATCCAAAATGAGCGCGATTTCCGAAGCGATGGTCGATGAGAAAATCCGGCATCTCGAATCAACCGGCGCGAATATGCTGATCGGGTCCGATATGGGCTGCTTGATGAACATTGCCGGCCGCCTGCGCCGAACGGGAAAAAACATTCAAACGATGCATATTGCGGAAGTATTGGCGAAAGGAATGGCTACATGA
- a CDS encoding LutB/LldF family L-lactate oxidation iron-sulfur protein → MNLQAADFKARAKEALNDTQLQRAVPFVQDRLRSGRVQAAEALGNVEEWRELLSEIRMDTIDNLDSYLEQLAGNVRANGGHVHFASKAADAVSIVSRIAEENGARKIVKAKSMITEEIHLNKHLEEQGLSVIETDLGEYILQLAGEKPSHIISPALHKRRGEIAELFSQAAGRKLSEDTSELCAFAREHLREAFMEADIGITGCNFAVAESGTVVLVSNEGNARLTTSLPKIHIAIMGMERIVPTWNELDLALTMLTRSATGQKISVYVTGISGPRQAGDLDGPEQFHLIIVDNGRSDILATAYKEVLKCIRCGACMNVCPIYRHVGGHAYGSVYSGPIGAVLDPLLEGYETAKELPYASSLCGACTEVCPVKIPLHDLLIEHRKDEVEQGYTPQMEKMSFGAFGFMASHPAVYSKAAKIASAGTTLWAKDGYISGGPGLLAGWTAGRDLPQPAKQSFRDWWKEKGGARDE, encoded by the coding sequence ATGAACCTGCAAGCTGCCGATTTCAAAGCTCGCGCCAAGGAAGCGTTAAACGACACGCAGCTGCAGCGGGCCGTTCCCTTTGTTCAGGACCGTCTGAGATCGGGGCGCGTGCAGGCGGCGGAAGCGCTCGGGAACGTGGAGGAATGGAGAGAACTGCTTTCCGAAATCCGGATGGATACGATCGACAATTTGGACAGCTACCTGGAGCAGCTGGCGGGCAATGTCCGGGCAAACGGCGGGCACGTGCACTTTGCATCCAAAGCGGCGGACGCCGTTTCGATCGTGAGCCGCATCGCGGAAGAGAACGGCGCACGTAAGATCGTGAAAGCCAAATCGATGATTACGGAAGAAATCCATCTGAACAAGCATTTGGAAGAACAGGGGCTAAGCGTCATTGAGACCGATTTGGGCGAATATATTTTGCAGCTTGCCGGAGAGAAGCCGTCCCATATTATCTCTCCCGCTCTGCACAAGCGGCGGGGGGAAATAGCCGAGCTGTTCTCGCAAGCGGCCGGACGGAAGCTGTCTGAGGATACTTCCGAGCTGTGCGCGTTCGCGCGGGAACATCTGCGGGAAGCGTTTATGGAGGCGGATATCGGCATTACCGGCTGCAACTTTGCGGTGGCGGAATCCGGTACCGTCGTGCTTGTCAGCAACGAAGGCAACGCCCGCCTGACGACTTCGCTGCCGAAAATTCATATTGCCATTATGGGCATGGAAAGAATCGTACCGACGTGGAACGAGCTGGATCTCGCCTTGACGATGCTGACACGCAGCGCCACCGGGCAGAAAATTTCCGTCTATGTGACGGGCATCAGCGGTCCTCGGCAGGCAGGCGATCTGGACGGCCCCGAGCAGTTTCATCTCATTATTGTGGATAACGGCCGTTCCGATATTTTGGCGACGGCTTATAAGGAAGTGCTAAAATGCATCCGCTGCGGAGCGTGCATGAATGTGTGCCCGATCTACCGTCATGTCGGCGGCCATGCGTACGGCAGCGTCTACAGCGGACCGATCGGCGCCGTGCTTGATCCGCTGCTTGAAGGGTACGAGACGGCGAAGGAGCTTCCGTACGCATCAAGCTTGTGCGGGGCGTGCACGGAAGTATGCCCGGTCAAAATCCCGCTGCACGACTTGCTGATCGAACACCGCAAAGATGAAGTGGAACAAGGCTACACCCCGCAAATGGAAAAAATGTCGTTCGGCGCCTTCGGCTTTATGGCCTCTCATCCGGCCGTTTATTCGAAGGCGGCGAAAATCGCGTCCGCCGGGACTACGCTCTGGGCCAAAGACGGTTATATATCCGGCGGCCCCGGTTTGCTGGCCGGATGGACGGCCGGCAGGGACCTGCCGCAGCCGGCCAAGCAGTCTTTCCGCGATTGGTGGAAAGAGAAAGGGGGCGCCCGCGATGAATGA